A window of Acidobacteriota bacterium contains these coding sequences:
- a CDS encoding glycosyltransferase family 39 protein: MQNKMTTTKTMPENQKTDASIPTTKTIFYAFAGLFILNLLLRVFYLRFDFVNGDEAVRALTATEWLDGARLYVDIVTDKPPATTFFYAAVFKFFGRSMDAIHLAATVWNFFTAIVVFLIAKKIYGVRAALLSALVFVYFSTNYFTQDMMAANTELLMALPYSASFYFFLRAQNSENRRITLDLFFAGLLTGVAIAFKQIGVFNLLCFTLTELWLIYAMRKTRPLIQAILLSSKRLAMIALGVVVVFACVLLWLYQAESLGDFWRNVFVVNTFYISSLPGDLWLKFMVGRTLGYIFFNLTLWALAACTIRRVIKRKDNRKSFQPSFAVNPEGVIGLWALASWSGAFTGGRFFGHYFIQMLPALAILAAGSGEWLIEQVKNPGRKRRALLATGLLLFFFIIGLVRMHNRTAILAYETLTGTRTRLSEAWGMTVRERETAIVAKRLRERLNAGDRLYIWDYALDVYWRSGCRPASRYLQPYYLTGNFTDSNLDVAETNQNFYSPAHAQFIEDLKRHRPRIILDLSDTFLRLPFREITDFIKTHYERDTEIGVEPGRPFVVYQLKENF; encoded by the coding sequence ATGCAAAACAAAATGACGACGACCAAAACGATGCCTGAAAATCAAAAAACCGATGCCTCCATACCCACAACGAAAACCATTTTCTATGCCTTCGCGGGTCTATTCATTTTAAATCTCTTGCTCAGAGTTTTTTATCTGCGTTTCGATTTCGTCAACGGTGATGAAGCGGTGCGCGCGTTGACGGCAACCGAGTGGTTAGATGGGGCGCGGCTTTATGTAGACATTGTGACCGACAAACCGCCGGCGACGACCTTTTTTTATGCAGCGGTGTTTAAATTTTTTGGGCGGTCAATGGACGCGATTCACCTGGCGGCTACGGTCTGGAATTTTTTTACTGCAATCGTTGTTTTTTTAATCGCGAAAAAAATTTATGGGGTGCGTGCAGCCCTCTTGTCAGCATTGGTTTTCGTCTATTTCAGCACCAACTATTTCACGCAGGATATGATGGCGGCAAATACCGAACTATTGATGGCGCTTCCCTATTCGGCTTCATTTTATTTTTTTCTGCGCGCTCAAAATTCGGAAAACCGTCGCATCACGCTTGATTTATTTTTCGCGGGACTTTTGACCGGGGTTGCCATTGCTTTCAAACAAATTGGCGTTTTTAATTTGCTGTGTTTCACCCTGACCGAGTTGTGGTTGATTTATGCGATGCGAAAAACCCGACCACTCATTCAGGCAATTCTTCTATCAAGTAAACGCCTCGCAATGATTGCGCTCGGGGTCGTGGTGGTTTTTGCCTGCGTCCTTTTATGGCTTTATCAGGCGGAGTCGCTTGGCGATTTCTGGCGCAATGTGTTTGTCGTCAATACCTTTTACATCTCTTCACTGCCAGGCGATTTGTGGTTGAAATTTATGGTCGGGCGAACCCTTGGTTATATCTTTTTCAATTTAACCCTGTGGGCATTGGCAGCGTGTACCATCCGGCGAGTGATAAAGCGCAAAGACAACCGCAAATCATTTCAACCATCTTTTGCCGTCAACCCTGAAGGGGTAATCGGGCTGTGGGCATTGGCTTCGTGGTCGGGCGCGTTTACTGGCGGGCGATTTTTCGGACATTACTTCATTCAAATGCTTCCGGCGCTGGCGATTCTCGCCGCTGGTAGTGGCGAGTGGTTGATTGAACAGGTAAAGAATCCCGGGCGCAAACGTCGCGCTTTGCTGGCGACTGGGTTACTGCTGTTTTTTTTCATTATCGGATTGGTACGAATGCATAATCGCACGGCGATTCTCGCTTATGAAACCTTGACCGGCACGCGCACGCGTCTCAGCGAAGCTTGGGGGATGACGGTGCGCGAGCGCGAAACTGCAATTGTCGCCAAGCGCCTGCGCGAACGCTTGAATGCAGGCGACCGGCTTTACATCTGGGATTACGCGCTGGATGTTTACTGGCGTTCGGGGTGTCGTCCGGCTTCGCGTTATCTGCAACCCTACTACCTCACAGGCAATTTCACCGATTCAAACCTTGATGTTGCTGAGACCAATCAAAATTTCTATTCACCGGCTCACGCGCAGTTCATCGAAGACCTCAAACGCCATCGCCCGCGAATTATTTTAGATTTGTCGGATACTTTTTTGCGTTTGCCTTTTCGGGAAATCACCGATTTCATCAAAACCCACTATGAGCGCGACACCGAAATCGGCGTCGAACCCGGACGCCCGTTCGTGGTTTACCAACTCAAAGAAAATTTTTAA
- a CDS encoding dienelactone hydrolase family protein, translating into MIIEQSVEQTIKMHYDLYVPEREDATQPLPLLIALHGYEGNKESMMNLAQKINAEDCIIASLQAPNGFFIREGSEGGMPRIGFGWMMTYKSPETISLHHRTVTAMIEKIAEEYPINRQQIFLLAFSQSCSLNYRFAFTHPNQIRGVVAVCGGIPGDWQEDKYQKSDTDILIIAGESDEFYPIERVRTFQPAMQMRAGRVDFQSFPVGHIFMREALPVINHWLLERINQR; encoded by the coding sequence ATGATTATCGAACAATCCGTAGAACAAACCATCAAAATGCATTATGACCTCTATGTCCCTGAGCGCGAAGATGCGACGCAACCCTTGCCGTTGCTGATTGCTTTGCACGGGTACGAAGGCAATAAAGAGTCGATGATGAATCTCGCGCAAAAAATCAACGCCGAAGATTGCATCATTGCTTCTTTGCAAGCGCCGAATGGCTTTTTTATTCGTGAAGGCAGTGAAGGGGGAATGCCGCGCATCGGTTTCGGCTGGATGATGACCTACAAATCGCCCGAAACTATTTCCCTCCATCATCGCACAGTGACCGCGATGATTGAAAAGATTGCTGAGGAATATCCGATTAATCGCCAGCAGATTTTTTTGCTGGCGTTTTCCCAATCCTGTTCGCTCAATTATCGTTTTGCCTTCACGCATCCCAACCAGATTCGCGGTGTCGTCGCGGTTTGTGGTGGCATCCCCGGCGATTGGCAGGAAGACAAATATCAAAAGAGCGATACAGACATATTGATTATTGCCGGTGAAAGCGATGAATTTTATCCGATTGAACGTGTGCGAACTTTTCAACCGGCAATGCAGATGCGAGCTGGTCGGGTCGATTTCCAAAGCTTTCCCGTCGGTCATATTTTCATGCGCGAAGCCCTGCCGGTGATTAACCACTGGCTGCTTGAGCGAATCAACCAACGATAG
- a CDS encoding 2-dehydropantoate 2-reductase, translating to MSEGKPERYIIFGAGAIGIAVGALLLNLGKRVAFIARPIFADALKRGVTIKQEDREVFCQAEAVTAANQLRYQPGDVVVVTVKSQVMREAIEELAAACDKRIPVVCLQNGVSNEAVAAEHFENVYAALVLFSAVQLDPQLITMPRGRSIAIGLYPDRVDKLLQAICEDLAQSGFEALASPYVMAMKWGKLIANLNNATHAITGYWVELGAADPEMRELTIAVREEGMRTLAAAGIAAEPPEAEPSPIRISKWTERIRQTRQPLDEALQLPEPLRTYASMHQDLMLGRKTHEADYLNGEIIKLGKRLNLPTPYNSALLEIVNRMFTEGLQAGIHTPAELHALIKNRANQT from the coding sequence ATGAGCGAGGGAAAGCCTGAACGTTACATCATTTTTGGAGCGGGCGCGATTGGCATAGCCGTTGGCGCACTGTTGCTGAACCTTGGCAAGCGCGTCGCGTTCATTGCGCGCCCGATTTTTGCCGATGCCTTAAAACGCGGCGTCACCATCAAACAGGAAGACCGGGAAGTTTTTTGTCAGGCAGAGGCTGTGACCGCTGCCAATCAGTTGCGCTATCAGCCGGGCGATGTCGTCGTGGTCACCGTCAAATCACAGGTGATGCGCGAGGCAATCGAAGAACTCGCTGCCGCGTGCGATAAACGCATTCCGGTTGTCTGTTTGCAAAACGGCGTGAGTAACGAAGCTGTTGCCGCCGAGCATTTTGAAAATGTTTACGCGGCGCTGGTGTTGTTTTCCGCCGTGCAACTCGACCCGCAACTGATTACCATGCCGCGCGGGCGTTCGATTGCCATCGGGCTTTATCCTGACCGCGTTGATAAACTTTTGCAGGCAATCTGTGAAGATTTAGCGCAATCTGGATTCGAGGCGCTCGCTTCACCTTATGTGATGGCGATGAAGTGGGGCAAGTTGATTGCCAATTTGAATAACGCGACGCACGCCATCACCGGTTACTGGGTCGAACTTGGCGCAGCCGACCCGGAGATGCGCGAGTTGACGATTGCTGTGCGAGAAGAAGGCATGCGCACATTAGCCGCCGCGGGGATTGCCGCTGAACCGCCCGAAGCTGAACCCTCGCCGATTCGTATCAGCAAGTGGACTGAGCGCATCCGCCAGACCCGGCAACCGCTCGACGAGGCGTTGCAGTTGCCCGAACCTTTGCGCACCTATGCCTCGATGCATCAAGACCTGATGCTCGGTCGCAAAACCCACGAAGCCGACTACCTCAATGGCGAAATCATCAAACTGGGTAAACGATTGAACCTGCCGACGCCGTACAATTCGGCGCTACTGGAAATCGTCAACCGCATGTTTACGGAAGGCTTGCAGGCTGGAATTCATACACCTGCCGAGCTTCATGCCCTGATAAAAAATCGCGCCAATCAAACCTAA
- a CDS encoding LAGLIDADG family homing endonuclease, with amino-acid sequence MATGTIGEIQKTNGKVEEGFAPDAETAHSSESVGINILNELGQKIFLDRYAVKDAKKRTLAIGDLVIVCVDDKTGQREIGTIVEYDPLASGGVGKVHVELKDGTIVERLTEHISKPIETAPEQMMERVARGIAAIEGAQADAWYERFRWLLNGWKFVPAGRILTAAGTDQQLTFYNCMPPEQEILTANGYQPIAEVNVGDYVVTHRNRLRKVLHKFERETAEPMYIIKAKKLGYDDLRVTGEHKILAIKSEWVNTHRSRDGLKLQQPAEWIPAKELKPNDFIAAAYDAEQAPVQAIIISEYISGYQVSDGKLFKPQARSDYHGYLEEGGTKYALNNRLIVDRDLCFLFGRWLGDGCVTHRTKTDIPSGIKIVFGLDEREDAERLARIIEDKFGVPTAIKMSSTERWLDLWANSMPLGQFFKAFLGSYSYGKRIPSHLLRMPDELTLELLKGLFTADGYTSDNKLGILLSNRTLATQVHQLLMRLGYFFSIKENTHRLGKRPAYRLQATANECADLFKDFFGKQAPTAEIDLKYYFEHDGLRWARIAEIAVEDYSGAVLDLEVEEDHSFVSAGIVVSNCYVVPSPRDSRRGIVETLSQMMEIMSRGGGVGINVSSLRPRHSYVKGVNGRSSGSVSWGGLYSFVTGLIEQGGCLTPESLVFTEKGLLRLDEIVTHQEQGWREHDLIMMTDEGERLSRQAFNNGIADVLTIKTDAGLSLTGTPNHKVKVMTDSGAVWRRVDELKPGDAMMVTLGQHQGTLQRLRKPEYHHHNQDPVEFPETLDEELAFFLGYFAGDGFMTQRKGDWRLGVAVSHDSYLIDEMPMLIERLFKGAQVRVQQKENDASLIYVISNRAVKEFLTSNGFNKAKSAEVSVPRLIRQSPPSVVSAYLRGLFEADGSVSHHYPMLTSTSKRLIDEVATLLIGLGCPVKIEPQPMGANHYGDKPLWRLRINSFKGLESWQANIGCDARSRFATCLSFAPDTNRETSYKLPEANYWLEPVLAAKALPQIDHQAAGKRIKATDQALRRKLQRYTRGDRNLTLSAYANLYHRHQAFAENAPPINDTWFVYVKAVQKAGRQLTLDIEVDDNHTYLANGMVTHNSRRGALMLILNCWHPDVFEFINAKRDMGKINNANISVGITDKFMDAVHADADWDLVFPDTSYDDYEEVWDGNLDKWQAMGRNVITYKTVKAREIWDTIIQSAWASAEPGVFFIERANKDSNSWYYDSGYLGCTNPCGEQPLPGFGVCNLGAINLSKFVQDGEVQWDDLGKAVRYAVRFLDNVIDATPYFFDENYKQQNAERRVGLNTMGLAEMLIRLGIRYGSDESTEFIERLYRFIASNSYKASADIAAEKGAFPMFDAEKFLQSGYMQRMPEDIRQMVREKGMRNVTLLTQAPNGCVTPDTLVFADGGLRPIATLGDADGEQWQDIALTTHSDTGAKAVNKFYVNGYQEVVEIATARGFNLAATLQHRVRVIDCEGNYEWKQMGEVQPGDVLVMARGGLGRAEVPTLAAVSTRKRRSTLRLPEMLTAELAELLGFYIGDGYLKERRGLGIAVDARDTDVVGRLQELIGRTFNLDAKVEDTERNCLLVWAASYFIPRWLRANGLAKANALDAHIPEAVLAGGAATVSAFLRGLFESDGSISNGVISFVSASERLAREVQIALLGLGIVSTRRSLEPEAGRYGASLRHEVRVLNSSEVLRFRDSVGFVSQRKQALLDACEDRGSRADSIPAALLKKLYDESAGLPTTIRQEIASAIKSGMTQEKWRSLASANPALGNLPSAYLLAGSLFFDVAANIQLSESFTFDLSVPDTNTYVANGIVAHNTIGTMVGTSTGIEPFYFWSYFRKSRLGSHEERVKVLEEWQTAHPNEALPDYFVTAMDLAPEEHVKVQAAIQRWVDSSISKTCNLPNNYTVDQTREIYELLYKLGCKGGTIYRDGSRDVQVLNLKKEEEKAKSAEVAESPATPATVETQPEIKMVTQIDHAAKPKIRPRPYKRRGCTVSKATPSGTAHITMNDDDESQPFEVFLEIGKAGSDIKAMAEALGRLMSLVLRIESPVSPDERVREIVKQITGIGGARSYGFGKRRVLSLPDAVGQALAENYLGVATGTEEAGQGSVMGVESLLDDPTEKIEQAMAGANGDLCPSCGDSTFVRSEGCHTCYACGYSEC; translated from the coding sequence ATGGCTACCGGAACTATCGGCGAAATTCAAAAAACCAATGGCAAAGTGGAAGAGGGATTCGCGCCGGATGCTGAGACCGCGCATTCGAGCGAAAGCGTGGGCATCAATATCCTCAACGAACTCGGGCAAAAGATTTTTCTTGATCGTTATGCGGTCAAAGACGCCAAAAAACGCACCCTGGCGATTGGCGATTTAGTGATTGTTTGCGTCGATGACAAAACCGGGCAGCGGGAAATCGGCACCATTGTCGAATATGACCCGCTGGCAAGCGGCGGCGTCGGCAAAGTCCATGTCGAATTAAAGGATGGCACCATCGTCGAGCGTTTGACCGAACATATCTCAAAGCCGATAGAGACCGCTCCCGAACAGATGATGGAGCGCGTCGCCCGCGGCATTGCCGCCATCGAAGGCGCGCAAGCCGATGCCTGGTATGAACGCTTCCGCTGGCTGTTGAACGGTTGGAAATTCGTTCCCGCCGGTCGCATCCTGACCGCCGCCGGCACCGACCAACAGCTCACATTTTATAATTGTATGCCGCCTGAGCAAGAGATATTGACAGCCAACGGATACCAACCGATTGCCGAGGTAAATGTCGGCGATTATGTGGTCACGCATCGCAATCGTCTGCGAAAAGTTCTGCATAAATTTGAGCGCGAAACCGCAGAGCCAATGTATATCATTAAGGCAAAGAAACTCGGCTATGATGACCTTCGCGTCACCGGCGAACATAAAATACTTGCCATCAAATCCGAATGGGTAAACACCCACAGAAGCCGTGATGGATTAAAGCTTCAACAACCAGCCGAGTGGATTCCTGCCAAAGAATTAAAGCCCAATGATTTTATTGCTGCGGCTTATGACGCCGAGCAAGCGCCGGTTCAAGCAATCATCATCTCGGAATATATTTCAGGCTATCAGGTCAGTGACGGCAAACTGTTTAAGCCACAAGCGCGCAGTGATTATCACGGTTATCTGGAAGAAGGCGGAACTAAATATGCGCTCAATAACCGATTGATTGTTGACCGCGACTTATGCTTCTTATTTGGACGTTGGTTGGGCGATGGTTGCGTGACGCATCGCACCAAGACCGACATTCCTTCGGGTATTAAAATCGTTTTCGGGCTTGATGAGCGAGAGGATGCCGAACGCCTTGCTCGCATCATTGAAGACAAATTCGGCGTACCAACTGCCATCAAGATGAGCAGTACCGAACGCTGGCTCGACCTGTGGGCAAACTCAATGCCTTTAGGGCAATTTTTCAAAGCCTTTCTGGGAAGTTACAGCTATGGTAAACGCATACCCAGTCATCTGCTGCGAATGCCTGATGAGTTGACCCTCGAATTGTTGAAAGGGTTGTTTACGGCGGATGGATACACCTCAGATAACAAGCTTGGCATTTTGCTTTCCAATCGCACATTAGCGACGCAGGTACATCAATTGTTGATGCGTTTGGGTTATTTCTTTTCGATTAAAGAGAACACTCACCGATTGGGCAAACGACCGGCATACAGACTACAGGCAACCGCCAATGAATGCGCCGATTTGTTCAAAGACTTTTTCGGTAAGCAAGCGCCGACAGCCGAAATAGATTTGAAATATTATTTTGAACACGATGGGCTTCGTTGGGCGCGAATCGCGGAAATTGCCGTCGAAGATTATTCAGGAGCGGTTCTTGATCTGGAGGTCGAGGAAGACCATTCGTTTGTTTCGGCAGGGATAGTCGTAAGCAATTGTTATGTGGTGCCGTCCCCGAGGGATTCGCGGCGCGGCATCGTTGAAACGCTCTCGCAGATGATGGAAATCATGTCGCGTGGCGGCGGCGTCGGCATCAATGTCAGCAGTTTGCGCCCGCGCCATTCTTATGTGAAAGGCGTCAACGGTCGTTCGTCGGGTTCGGTTTCGTGGGGCGGACTCTATTCATTCGTTACCGGACTGATCGAACAGGGGGGTTGTCTCACGCCGGAGTCGTTGGTCTTTACTGAAAAAGGGTTGTTGCGGCTTGATGAAATTGTCACCCATCAAGAGCAAGGTTGGCGTGAACACGACCTCATTATGATGACCGACGAAGGTGAACGTCTATCACGTCAGGCATTCAATAATGGCATAGCGGATGTTTTAACCATCAAAACGGACGCCGGGCTTTCACTTACCGGAACGCCAAATCATAAAGTCAAAGTAATGACCGATAGTGGCGCTGTGTGGCGGCGGGTTGATGAACTCAAACCCGGCGATGCGATGATGGTTACACTCGGACAACATCAGGGAACCCTGCAAAGATTACGCAAACCCGAATATCACCATCACAATCAAGACCCGGTTGAATTCCCGGAAACGCTGGATGAAGAACTCGCCTTCTTTTTAGGTTATTTCGCGGGCGACGGCTTTATGACGCAACGTAAAGGAGATTGGCGTTTAGGCGTCGCCGTATCGCACGACAGCTATTTGATTGATGAAATGCCTATGCTCATCGAGCGGCTATTCAAGGGCGCGCAAGTTCGCGTTCAACAGAAAGAAAATGATGCGTCGTTGATTTATGTCATCAGCAATCGCGCCGTCAAAGAATTTTTGACCAGCAACGGATTCAATAAAGCCAAAAGCGCAGAAGTCAGCGTACCGCGCCTCATCCGTCAAAGTCCGCCATCAGTCGTCAGCGCCTATTTACGCGGTCTATTTGAAGCTGATGGCAGCGTCTCGCATCACTATCCGATGTTGACCTCAACCTCCAAACGCTTGATTGATGAGGTAGCGACGCTGTTAATCGGTTTAGGATGCCCGGTAAAAATTGAGCCTCAGCCAATGGGCGCAAATCATTACGGCGACAAACCGCTGTGGCGATTGAGAATCAATTCGTTCAAAGGATTGGAAAGTTGGCAGGCGAATATCGGTTGTGATGCGCGTTCACGTTTTGCCACCTGTTTAAGCTTCGCTCCAGACACCAATAGAGAGACCAGCTATAAACTGCCCGAGGCAAATTATTGGCTTGAGCCGGTGCTCGCAGCAAAGGCGTTGCCGCAAATTGACCATCAGGCAGCCGGCAAGCGGATTAAGGCGACCGACCAGGCGCTCAGACGAAAACTTCAGCGCTACACGCGCGGCGACCGCAATCTGACGCTGTCGGCTTATGCCAATCTTTATCATAGGCACCAAGCGTTTGCCGAAAATGCGCCGCCGATAAACGACACTTGGTTTGTCTATGTTAAGGCAGTGCAAAAAGCCGGGCGGCAGCTTACGCTTGACATCGAAGTTGATGACAACCACACCTATCTTGCCAACGGCATGGTTACGCATAATAGTCGCAGGGGCGCGTTGATGTTGATTTTGAATTGCTGGCACCCGGATGTGTTTGAATTCATCAATGCCAAACGCGACATGGGCAAAATCAACAATGCCAATATCTCGGTCGGGATTACCGATAAATTCATGGATGCGGTTCATGCCGATGCCGATTGGGATTTGGTTTTCCCCGATACCTCTTATGACGATTATGAAGAGGTCTGGGACGGCAATCTCGATAAATGGCAGGCGATGGGCAGAAATGTCATCACCTATAAAACCGTCAAAGCCCGTGAAATTTGGGACACCATTATTCAATCCGCCTGGGCATCGGCAGAACCCGGCGTCTTTTTCATCGAACGCGCCAACAAAGATTCAAATTCGTGGTATTACGATTCAGGTTATCTGGGATGCACCAACCCGTGCGGCGAGCAACCTTTGCCAGGGTTCGGGGTCTGCAATCTCGGCGCGATTAATTTATCGAAATTCGTTCAGGATGGCGAAGTGCAATGGGACGACCTCGGTAAAGCGGTGCGTTACGCGGTGCGCTTCCTTGATAACGTCATTGACGCGACGCCCTATTTCTTTGATGAAAATTACAAACAACAAAATGCCGAACGTCGCGTCGGCTTAAATACGATGGGGCTTGCCGAGATGCTCATTCGCCTGGGCATTCGTTATGGTTCGGACGAATCGACGGAATTCATCGAACGGCTCTATCGTTTCATCGCCAGCAATTCTTATAAAGCATCGGCTGACATTGCCGCCGAAAAAGGCGCGTTCCCGATGTTTGATGCCGAGAAGTTTTTGCAGTCCGGTTATATGCAGCGCATGCCCGAAGACATTCGCCAGATGGTGCGCGAAAAAGGTATGCGCAATGTGACGCTGCTGACGCAAGCGCCCAATGGTTGCGTGACTCCTGACACGCTGGTTTTTGCAGATGGCGGATTGCGCCCCATCGCTACGCTTGGCGACGCGGACGGCGAACAATGGCAAGATATTGCCTTGACCACGCATTCCGATACCGGCGCGAAAGCGGTCAATAAGTTTTATGTGAACGGCTATCAGGAGGTTGTTGAAATCGCGACGGCAAGAGGGTTCAACCTTGCGGCAACTTTGCAACATCGGGTTCGGGTAATTGACTGCGAGGGCAACTACGAATGGAAACAGATGGGCGAAGTGCAACCGGGCGATGTTCTGGTAATGGCGCGCGGCGGGTTAGGGCGCGCTGAGGTGCCAACGCTTGCAGCGGTTTCAACCAGGAAGCGTCGTTCAACGTTGCGTTTGCCTGAAATGCTGACCGCAGAGCTTGCCGAACTGCTAGGCTTTTACATCGGCGACGGCTATTTAAAAGAGCGGCGCGGATTGGGCATCGCCGTTGATGCGCGTGACACCGATGTGGTCGGCAGATTGCAGGAACTCATTGGCAGAACTTTCAATCTCGACGCCAAGGTTGAAGACACCGAACGCAATTGCCTGTTGGTGTGGGCGGCGTCCTATTTTATTCCCAGATGGCTGCGCGCCAATGGCTTGGCGAAAGCCAATGCTTTGGACGCGCACATTCCCGAAGCCGTGCTTGCGGGCGGCGCAGCAACAGTCTCGGCATTTCTGCGCGGGTTGTTTGAAAGCGATGGCAGCATCTCAAATGGCGTCATCTCTTTCGTAAGCGCTTCGGAACGTCTGGCGCGCGAGGTGCAAATTGCCTTGCTCGGACTTGGCATTGTCTCGACACGCAGAAGCCTTGAGCCGGAAGCAGGTCGTTACGGCGCAAGCCTGCGTCACGAAGTTCGCGTGCTCAACAGCAGCGAAGTTCTGCGCTTCCGTGATAGCGTTGGGTTCGTCAGTCAACGTAAACAGGCGCTTTTGGATGCTTGTGAAGATAGAGGCAGCCGCGCAGATTCGATTCCTGCCGCCTTGCTCAAAAAACTTTATGACGAATCCGCAGGCTTGCCGACAACCATTCGTCAGGAGATTGCCAGCGCCATTAAGAGCGGCATGACGCAGGAAAAATGGCGCAGTCTGGCAAGCGCCAATCCCGCGCTTGGCAACTTGCCTTCGGCGTATTTGCTTGCTGGCAGTTTATTCTTCGATGTTGCGGCAAACATTCAATTGAGCGAATCGTTCACCTTTGATTTGAGCGTGCCGGATACCAACACCTATGTCGCTAATGGCATCGTCGCACACAATACCATCGGCACCATGGTCGGGACTTCGACGGGGATCGAACCTTTCTATTTCTGGAGCTATTTCCGCAAATCGCGACTCGGCAGTCATGAAGAGCGCGTCAAAGTTTTAGAAGAATGGCAGACGGCGCACCCGAATGAAGCGTTGCCGGATTATTTCGTCACCGCGATGGACCTGGCGCCCGAAGAGCATGTCAAAGTGCAGGCAGCCATTCAACGCTGGGTGGATTCGTCTATCTCGAAGACCTGCAACCTGCCAAACAACTACACGGTTGACCAGACTCGCGAAATTTACGAATTGCTCTATAAACTCGGCTGCAAAGGCGGCACGATTTATCGCGATGGTTCACGCGACGTGCAGGTTTTAAATCTCAAGAAAGAAGAAGAGAAAGCAAAATCCGCTGAAGTCGCAGAGTCGCCCGCAACCCCTGCAACCGTTGAAACGCAACCCGAAATCAAAATGGTTACGCAAATCGATCACGCTGCCAAGCCCAAGATTCGCCCGCGTCCTTACAAACGTCGCGGTTGCACGGTGAGCAAAGCGACGCCTTCGGGCACGGCGCATATCACCATGAACGACGATGACGAAAGTCAGCCGTTTGAGGTCTTTCTGGAAATCGGCAAAGCGGGTTCCGATATCAAAGCGATGGCGGAAGCTCTGGGGAGACTGATGTCGCTCGTCCTGCGCATCGAATCGCCGGTGTCGCCCGATGAACGGGTTCGCGAAATCGTCAAACAGATCACCGGCATTGGCGGCGCGCGCTCTTATGGCTTTGGCAAACGTCGGGTGCTGTCGCTGCCGGACGCCGTGGGTCAGGCGCTGGCGGAAAATTATCTGGGCGTTGCCACCGGCACGGAAGAAGCCGGGCAAGGTTCGGTGATGGGCGTGGAATCGCTTTTAGATGACCCGACAGAAAAAATTGAGCAGGCAATGGCGGGCGCAAACGGCGATTTGTGTCCGAGTTGCGGCGATTCGACCTTCGTGCGCAGCGAAGGCTGCCACACCTGCTATGCCTGCGGCTATTCCGAGTGTTAA